One genomic region from Bubalus kerabau isolate K-KA32 ecotype Philippines breed swamp buffalo chromosome 7, PCC_UOA_SB_1v2, whole genome shotgun sequence encodes:
- the LOC129657939 gene encoding UDP-glucuronosyltransferase 2B4-like isoform X1, translating into MNKMSMKWLLLLQLSQLTFYFSSGSCGKVLVWPVEFSHWMNMKTILDELVTRGHEVTVLQSSASTLIDPNKPLAMKFETFPVSLAKDDFQTLAKILIETWMLVVKDFFWIHLSTMQSLLDEFSDIGIKICKEVVSNKKLMTKLQESRFDVILADAVGPCGELLAEILKVPLVYSLYFSPGYLVEKRSARLSFPPSYVPVMLSELSDHMTFMERVKNMIYVLYFDYWFQLYNEKKWNQFYSEVLGRPTTIAESMGKAEMWLIRNYWDFSFPRPGLPNVEFVGGLHCKPAKPLPKEMEEFVQSSGEHGIVVFSLGSMVSNMSEERANVIASALAQIPQKVLWRYDGKKPDTLGPNTRLYKWIPQNDLLGHPKTKAFITHGGSNGIYEAIYHGIPMVGLPLFADQPHNIVHMTAKGAAIRLDLETISTADLLNALKEVINNPFYKENIMRLSAIQHDQPMKPLDRAVFWIEFVMRHKGAKHLRPASHNLTWFQYHSLDVIGFLLACVATVVFVITKCCLFCCRKFANIGKKGKRD; encoded by the exons ATGAACAAGATGTCTATGAAATGGCTCTTGCTTCTGCAGCTGTCACAGCTCACTTTCTATTTTAGCTCTGGGAGTTGTGGAAAAGTGCTGGTGTGGCCAGTGGAATTTAGTCACTGGATGAATATGAAGACAATTCTGGATGAGCTTGTGACGAGGGGTCATGAGGTGACTGTACTGCAATCTTCAGCTTCCACTCTTATTGATCCCAACAAACCATTGGCTATGAAATTTGAGACTTTCCCTGTATCTTTAGCTAAAGATGATTTTCAGACTCTTGCCAAGATTTTGATTGAGACATGGATGCTTGTGGTGAAAGATTTCTTTTGGATCCATCTTTCAACAATGCAAAGTCTACTTGATGAGTTTTCTGATATTGGTATAAAGATATGTAAGGAAGTTGTTTCAAATAAGAAACTTATGACAAAACTACAGGAATCGAGGTTTGATGTCATTCTTGCAGATGCTGTTGGACCCTGTGgagagctgctggctgagatacTTAAAGTACCTTTAGTGTACAGTCTCTACTTCTCACCGGGCTATTTGGTTGAAAAAAGGAGTGCAAGACTTTCATTTCCACCATCCTATGTACCTGTTATGTTGTCTGAATTAAGTGATCACATGACATTCATGGAGAGGGTCAAAAATATGATATATGTACTTTATTTTGACTACTGGTTTCAGCTGTACAATGAGAAGAAGTGGAATCAGTTTTACAGTGAAGTACTAG gAAGGCCCACTACAATAGCAGAGTCGATGGGGAAAGCCGAAATGTGGCTTATTCGAAACTATTGGGATTTTTCATTTCCTCGCCCAGGACTACCAAATGTTGAATTTGTAGGAGGCCTCCACTGCAAACCTGCCAAGCCCCTGCCTAAG gAAATGGAAGAATTTGTGCAGAGCTCTGGAGAACATGGTATTGTGGTGTTTTCGTTGGGGTCAATGGTCAGTAACATGTCAGAAGAAAGAGCCAATGTGATTGCATCAGCCCTTGCCCAGATTCCACAAAAG GTTCTATGGAGATATGATGGCAAGAAACCAGACACCTTAGGACCCAATACTCGGCTGTATAAGTGGATCCCCCAGAATGACCTTCTTG GTCATCCAAAAACCAAAGCCTTTATAACTCATGGTGGAAGCAATGGCATTTATGAGGCCATCTACCATGGAATCCCTATGGTGGGCCTTCCTTTGTTTGCTGATCAACCTCATAACATTGTTCATATGACGGCCAAGGGAGCAGCTATCAGATTGGACTTGGAAACAATATCAACAGCAGATTTGCTCAATGCATTGAAGGAAGTCATTAATAATCCTTT CTACAAAGAGAATATCATGAGGTTATCAGCCATTCAACATGATCAGCCTATGAAACCCTTGGACAGAGCAGTCTTCTGGATTGAATTTGTCATGCGGCACAAAGGAGCCAAGCACCTGAGGCCAGCCTCCCACAAC
- the LOC129657939 gene encoding UDP-glucuronosyltransferase 2B18-like isoform X2 produces MSMKWLLLLQLSQLTFYFSSGSCGKVLVWPVEFSHWMNMKTILDELVTRGHEVTVLQSSASTLIDPNKPLAMKFETFPVSLAKDDFQTLAKILIETWMLVVKDFFWIHLSTMQSLLDEFSDIGIKICKEVVSNKKLMTKLQESRFDVILADAVGPCGELLAEILKVPLVYSLYFSPGYLVEKRSARLSFPPSYVPVMLSELSDHMTFMERVKNMIYVLYFDYWFQLYNEKKWNQFYSEVLGKPTTIAESMGKAEMWLIRNYWDFSFPRPGLPNVEFVGGLHCKPAKPLPKEMEEFVQSSGEHGIVVFSLGSMVSNMSEERANVIASALAQIPQKVLWRYDGKKPDTLGPNTRLYKWIPQNDLLGHPKTKAFITHGGSNGIYEAIYHGIPMVGLPLFADQPHNIVHMTAKGAAIRLDLETISTADLLNALKEVINNPFYKENIMRLSAIQHDQPMKPLDRAVFWIEFVMRHKGAKHLRPASHNLTWFQYHSLDVIGFLLACVATVVFVITKCCLFCCRKFANIGKKGKRD; encoded by the exons ATGTCTATGAAATGGCTCTTGCTTCTGCAGCTGTCACAGCTCACTTTCTATTTTAGCTCTGGGAGTTGTGGAAAAGTGCTGGTGTGGCCAGTGGAATTTAGTCACTGGATGAATATGAAGACAATTCTGGATGAGCTTGTGACGAGGGGTCATGAGGTGACTGTACTGCAATCTTCAGCTTCCACTCTTATTGATCCCAACAAACCATTGGCTATGAAATTTGAGACTTTCCCTGTATCTTTAGCTAAAGATGATTTTCAGACTCTTGCCAAGATTTTGATTGAGACATGGATGCTTGTGGTGAAAGATTTCTTTTGGATCCATCTTTCAACAATGCAAAGTCTACTTGATGAGTTTTCTGATATTGGTATAAAGATATGTAAGGAAGTTGTTTCAAATAAGAAACTTATGACAAAACTACAGGAATCGAGGTTTGATGTCATTCTTGCAGATGCTGTTGGACCCTGTGgagagctgctggctgagatacTTAAAGTACCTTTAGTGTACAGTCTCTACTTCTCACCGGGCTATTTGGTTGAAAAAAGGAGTGCAAGACTTTCATTTCCACCATCCTATGTACCTGTTATGTTGTCTGAATTAAGTGATCACATGACATTCATGGAGAGGGTCAAAAATATGATATATGTACTTTATTTTGACTACTGGTTTCAGCTGTACAATGAGAAGAAGTGGAATCAGTTTTACAGTGAAGTACTAGGTAA GCCCACTACAATAGCAGAGTCGATGGGGAAAGCCGAAATGTGGCTTATTCGAAACTATTGGGATTTTTCATTTCCTCGCCCAGGACTACCAAATGTTGAATTTGTAGGAGGCCTCCACTGCAAACCTGCCAAGCCCCTGCCTAAG gAAATGGAAGAATTTGTGCAGAGCTCTGGAGAACATGGTATTGTGGTGTTTTCGTTGGGGTCAATGGTCAGTAACATGTCAGAAGAAAGAGCCAATGTGATTGCATCAGCCCTTGCCCAGATTCCACAAAAG GTTCTATGGAGATATGATGGCAAGAAACCAGACACCTTAGGACCCAATACTCGGCTGTATAAGTGGATCCCCCAGAATGACCTTCTTG GTCATCCAAAAACCAAAGCCTTTATAACTCATGGTGGAAGCAATGGCATTTATGAGGCCATCTACCATGGAATCCCTATGGTGGGCCTTCCTTTGTTTGCTGATCAACCTCATAACATTGTTCATATGACGGCCAAGGGAGCAGCTATCAGATTGGACTTGGAAACAATATCAACAGCAGATTTGCTCAATGCATTGAAGGAAGTCATTAATAATCCTTT CTACAAAGAGAATATCATGAGGTTATCAGCCATTCAACATGATCAGCCTATGAAACCCTTGGACAGAGCAGTCTTCTGGATTGAATTTGTCATGCGGCACAAAGGAGCCAAGCACCTGAGGCCAGCCTCCCACAAC